GACAGTGTGGTGACCCTGCAACCGCGCCTGCCCGCTGCCGGGGCAGAAGAGTCAGGTACGGCAGCTGCGCCCGGCCCCGCTAGCGCGAACCTGCTTTCAGAACCACTGTTTTACCGGCGCGCGCGCGGCTATGTGCCCCGCCCGGTGTTTCTGCCGCAAGCGGAAGAAAACTGCCCCTGCGTGCTGGGAACCGGGGCGGAACTCAAGGCCACCATCTGTCTGACGCGCGGTCGCGAAGCCTTTGCGGGCCAGCACATAGGCGACCTGGAAAATCCCGCCACCCTGGCTTTTTATGAAGAGGTGACAGCCCATCTCGAAAAACTGCTTGAGGTGCGCCCTGCGGCGCTGGTGTGCGACGCGCACCCCGATTTTCTTTCCACCCGCTATGCCGAAGCCCGCGCCCAGCGCGAGGGCATACCCCTGTGGCGTTTGCAGCACCACGCGGCCCATGCTGCCGCCGTGCTGGCAGAAAACAGCCACTACGGCCCAGCGCTGGCCCTCTGCCTTGACGGCACGGGACTAGGGGACGACGGTACGGTCTGGGGCGGCGAACTGCTGTTTATGGAGCTGGAAGAACCGCGCTGGCGACGGCTGGGACGGCTGGCGCCCTTTGCCTTGCCGGGCGGCGACGCGGCTGTGCGGCAGCCCTGGCGCATCGCGCAGGCCCTGCACGCGCTCTGCGAGCAGGCTGGCATGACAATGCCGTCGCTGCATCCCTGGCAGCCCGAGCAGGCGCAGGCCTCTGCCGCAGTGGCGGAGATGCTGCGCCGCAATATCAACTGCCCTGCCACCTCCAGTTGCGGGCGGCTCTTTGACGCAGTGGCTGCCCAGCTGGGTTTGTGCCTCAGCACCAGCTACGAGGGGCAGGCGGCCATACGGCTGGAGGATGCCGCCAACAGGGCGGCTGACTCCGTCAGGGCTGCGCTGGAAGGCACCGCAAGCGACGATGTCGTGGCCCAGTTGATCTGGCCGGTGGGCATTGCCAGAAGGCAGGGATTGCTCGAGATGGACAGCGCGGGCCTGTTTGCCCAGGTGGTGCAGGCTCAGGCGCAGGGCATGGACACAACTGAAGCGGCCGCGCGTTTTCATCTGAGCCTTGCGCGTGCTCTGGCAACCATGGCAGGCCGGGCCGCCCGCAAACTGGGCGTCAGCTCGGTGGGGCTGAGCGGCGGCGTGCTGCAAAACGCCACACTGGCACGCCTGCTGCCGCTGGCATTGACCGAGCAGGGGCTCACCGCCCTGACCCATCACGAACTGCCCCCCGGAGACGGCGGGCTTTCGCTGGGGCAGGCCGTGTGGGGCCGCCGCATGCTGGCTGCGGGCAAGGACTGATGAAAAAAGAATTATACCGTGCTGTTAAAACGAGCACTTGCCGCAACCAGGTAAAATGTAAAAGGGCCGTGGTTTTACCCCACGGCCCTTTTACATTTCTATTTGAAGCTGGCCACTACCCTGCCCTGCTTGAGCACCACGCGCCCCAGCGGCAGATCGTGCCACCACAGGGCGGCATCGCGCCCGGCAAGGCCGGTCTGACGGCTCTGCCCGCTCAGCAGGGCCGTTATGTCGGCCACGTCTTCCAGCACAAAGCTGGAAGCTGCGGTCGCAACATCTGTGCCCTTTTGCGGCATGAGCACGCGCAGGCGCGGCGCGGGGTCAAGCAGGCCACCGCCAAGCTTGCCAAGCAGAGCCCCCTGCCAGACGCAACCGGCAGGAATAAGCGCCCTGGCGTGGGGCGGCACAAAACGCACGTGGTCGCCGTAGAGTACGGCCTGACCAGGCGGCAGCAGTGCGGGATCGCAGGTTGAACAGGCAAGACTTTCCAGCGGCAGCGGACTGCCCACGGGTCGCTCCTGCCGCGCCTGTGCGTTGCCCCGGTTGCGTCCGCCGGTTTTGCCTGCGCGCGGGGCTGGCCGCAAGTCATTCCGCTGGATGCTAAAGGGATCGGCAGTGGCATCCGCCCCCGCGCCTTCATTCATAAGGGTAGCATCCATAAAAATATCTGTTGGATCCGGCTGACCGGGTTTGCGCAGCAGTGCCACATAAAAACCCTGTGCCTGCGAGCGCACACCGTCTACGCGCAGCGTACCTTCGCCGCCGGGCAGTTCTTCCCACGCAAAACCGGCAAAAGGCTCAAGGTGCACCCGTTCGAGCCCCAGTTCCTCTTCGGCAAAGCGCACCTGCGCTTCGTTCTCGTCCACATTGGTCGTGCAGGTGGAATATACCAGCCTGCCACCCGGGCGCAGCAATGAGGCAGCGTGGCGCAGCAGGCGTCTTTGCAGCCCCGTGAGACTGTCGAGCTTGTCGCCCTGCCAGAGCTTGAGCACCTGCGGGTGTTTTTCTGCCGTACCCCAGCCGGAACACGGAGGATCGAGCAGAATATTGTCCCACGAGCCGGGGCGCAGGGGCAGGGCATCGCCGCTGTACGAGCAGGTGCCCGCCTGTATGAGGTTGAGCTGGTGCAGGTTGGCCCGCAACGTTCCAAGCCGGGTGGGCGAAGGTTCATTGCCGAGCACAAAGCCCGTAGGCCCCACAAGCTGGGCCAGAAAACCCGTTTTGCTGCCGGGGCTGGCGCACATGTCGAGCGCTGCGCTGCCCGGCGCGGGGGCCAGGGCAAGCGGGGGCAGCATGGACGAGCGGTCCTGAATATAGATGTAGCCAAAAAATGCCGCCAGCGAACCACCAAGGGGACGGGGCTCGGCAAGCAGACGGCGGCAGTAGGGCGAAAATGGCTCTGGCTCAAATTCATAGCCTTGAGCGCGCAACAGGGCCTCCACGCCGGAAACCTGCTCTGGCGCACACACAAGGCGAAAAGAACGCGAAAGAATCTTGGGCATGGGCGCATAATATGGACAGTGCGTCGATCCCGCAAGGAATTTATGCTCAATGCCGCCCCCGGCAACGCTTTTGCGTATTGCGTGGCGCGACAAGTGTGCGTATAGTGCGCGGGTGCGGGCGTGCCGGATAACGATTTTTGTCCGCGTGTTCCGGCTGGCCGCCACAACGGCCCAAGTGGCCGTACTTTACCGGGTATTTGCGTGAATACTCAAGGAGAATGGAATGAAATTCGCCATGCGACTGACTTTCTCGGTCTGCCTGCTGCTCGTGGCCGTTGCCGCAAGCGCCGTCAGCGCCGCAGCAAAAAGCGCTGTGGTATTGCCGTTTACGGTCAATGCCCCCCAGAGCTATGCCTATCTTTCCAAGGCCATACCGGCCACCATCCAGGGGCGTCTTGACCGGCCCGGCATACTCGAAGCCCGCGCCGGACAGGGCAAGGCCACAAGCCAGGCTGAAGCCCAGCAGGCTCTCCGTTCCGCTGGCGCAGACAATGCGATCTGGGGTTCTGTGAGCGTCATGGGCAACGACTGCACCGTGACCATCAATAGCGTGGACAAAGCTGGCAAGACCTGGAGCAAAACTGCCCAGAGCCCGGTAAGCGAACTAACCACCAACGTGCAGAACCTTACCTCGTCGCTGAGCCAGGAAGTGTTCGGCATCTCCGGCGCAATGCGCAGCCCCGGCTCCACCGCTTCCGGTGCGCAGCGCGGCGCCACCGCCAACGGCGATATCGTCACCAACGAGACCGGCCAGCAGCAGGTGTACCTGAACCCGCAGTTCCGCTATCAGGGTGCTGGCGCTGAAGACGGTTCGCGTTTGCGTACCCAGCGATTGCCCTACAACATGGTCGACATGGCTGTGGGCGACTTTAACGGCGACGGCAAGAACGAAATCGCCATCCTGAGCGACCACGACCTGCGCATCTACTCCTGGCCCGCCAACGGCCAGCTCAAGCTGCTTGCAGAAACCGTGGTTTCGCGTTCCAACAACAACTTCTCCATGCGGGCCATCGACCTCAACCGCGATCGCTGCATGTCGCTTGTGGTTGCAACCACCGAAGAATCGAGCAACCGCCCCTACTCCTTCATTTACAGCTTCAAGGGCAACAAGCTCACCACCGTGGCCGAGCGCATCCCCTACTTCATGAGCGTCATGCGCGTGCCGCCGACCTATGCCCCCACTCTTGTGGGCCAGGCGTGGGACTCGCTTAAGCTCTTTGCCCCCGGCGTGCGTATCATGACCAAGCAGGACGGCAAGTACACCATGGGTACGCGCCTTGACCTGCCCACCGGTGCTACCGTGTTCAACTGCGTGTGGCTGCCTGCCGGCAAAAATGGCAAGGGCGAACAGCTTGTGATGCTGACAGAAGACGAGCGCATCAAGCTCTTCCAGGGCCACGGCAACACCCTGGTGCACACCACCATGGAACGCTACTCTGGCTCCGCTACCGGCATGGACCACTACAAGGGCATGCCCGGCCTCGGCGTCGACAAAAACTACCAGCTGCCCGGCAAGTACTACGCCGCCATGCGCCTTATCGCCGCCGATATCGGCAACACCGGCGAATACACCCTGCTGGTCAACAAGCCCATTTCTACGGCTGCCCAGTTCTTTGACCGCTACCGCTTCTTCCCCCAGGGTGAAATCCACGCCCTGTACTGGGACGGCGTGGGCCTTGGCCTCAAGTGGAAGACCCGCCGCATCCGTGGCTCTGTTGCCGAAATTGACCTTGGCGACGTGAACAACGACGGCGTTCTTGATCTGGTCGTGGGCCTCAATACCTCGCCCGACCTTGGCATTGGCAGCCGCCAGTGCATGATCACCGCCTATCCTCTGGACGTTGCCGCCACCAACCCCAACGTGCCCGCAGACCTGAGCGACTTTGAAATAAGCCCCAACTAAGGGTATGACGGCCCCTCGCCAGCGCGGGGGGCCGTTTTTATCTGCGGCACATGATGCCGTAGCGATTTGACTGTCGGCCCTGCCGCAGATCAGGCAATAGCCAACCATTGGAGCGGCAAAACCCATCAGGGTTTTGCCGCTTTATAACCCGGATTACCGCAACGGAAAAAGTTTCTGGAGTAAAGCATGCGCATCCTTGTGATCGGCTCTGGCGGCCGCGAACACGCCCTGGTCTGGAAGATTCTGCAAAGCCCTGAAGTCAGCGCCATTTTTGTGGCGCCCGGCAACGGCGGCACGAGCAGCGAAGGGGCCGTGAATGTGCCCATTGCCGTGGACGACCTGGACGGCCTGCTGGCCTTTGCCCGCAAGGAGCATATTGACCTGGTGATTCCAGGACCGGAGCTGCCCCTGACCTTGGGCGTGGTTGACCGCATGCGCGAGGCGGGCATCCCCAGCTTTGGGCCGGATGAATACGGTGCCCGGCTCGAAGGCAGCAAAGCCTTTGCCAAGGAAATAATGAACCGCGCCAATGTGCCCACCGCCCATTGCGCTGTTTTCAGCGATGCGCAGGCCGCGCGCGACCACATCAACAAGGTTGGCGCGCCGCTGGTTATCAAAGCCGACGGACTGGCTGCGGGCAAGGGCGTTATCATCGCTCAGACAGTGCAGGAAGCCCTTGAAGCAATTGACGAAATCATGACAGAGCGCGCCTTTGGCGATGCTGGCAATCTGGTGGTGGTTGAAGAATGTCTGGTTGGCGAAGAGGCCTCTTTCCTCTGCGTGTGCGACGGCACCCGCGCCGTGCCCCTGCCCTCTGCCCAGGACCACAAGCGCGTTTTTGACAATGACGAAGGTCCCAACACCGGCGGCATGGGCGCATACAGCCCCGCCCCCGTGCTGCCCGACAGCATGCTGGAAGAAATGGCCGACCTTACTGTGCGGCCCATCCTGCGTGAGCTGGCAAAGGACGGCCACCCCTTTGTGGGCGTGCTGTACGCAGGCCTGATGATGACCGCAGACGGCCCCAAGGTGCTGGAATACAACGTGCGCTTTGGCGACCCCGAATGCCAGCCCCTGCTCATGCGCCTCGACGGCGACCTGCCCGCCATCATGATGGATGCCGTGCGCGGCAAACTTGACCCCGCAAGTCTTGGCCAGACAAAACAGACCGCTCTAGGCGTGGTAATAACGGCCAAGGGCTACCCCGGCTCGTACGCCAAGGGCCTGCCCATTGAGGGCATCGAAGATGCGGACAGCCTGCCCGGCGTCAAGGTTTTCCACAGCGGCACCGCCATCAAGGACGGCGCGCTGGTTTCCAACGGTGGGCGTGTGCTGTGCGTCACCGCTCTGGGCGACAGCCTTGCTGCTGCCCAAAAGGCCGCCTACGCTGGCGTGGCCAGGGTTCGCATGCAGGACGGTTTTAACCGTACTGATATTGGCGAAAAGGGCATCCGCCGTCTGACCGGAAAGTAACCCACCGCATTTCAAGCATATCTGGCGCATTGCGCCGCACGACAGGAAGGTAGCACCATGCCGCAAGTGGTCATTTTGATGGGTTCAAAGTCTGATGAAGAAAAGGTCAGCCCCTGCGTTGACGTTCTTAAAAGCCTGGGCGTGAGCTGCTTCATTACCGTGAGCTCTGCCCACCGCACGCCCGAGCGCACCGAAGAACTGGTGCGCCGTTACGAGGCCGAAGGCACGCGCGTGTTTATCTGCGCCGCCGGTATGGCCGCGCACCTGGCTGGGGCGGTTGCCGCCCGCACCACGCGCCCAGTCATTGGCATTCCTGTCTCCAGCGCCGCCCTGTGCGGCATGGATGCACTTTTTGCCACCGTGCAGATGCCTCCCGGATTCCCGGTTGCCACGGTTGCCACCGACAAGGCCGGTGCCCGCAACGCTGCATGGCTGGCCGCCCAGATTCTAGCCGTCTCCGACCCCGCCCTCAACGAGCGTATTGCTCAGGCCCGTGCCAAGATGCGCGAGGAAGTGGAAAAAGCCGGCGAAGAAATCAGCAACAAATACGCATAGTTTTATGCGCGCACATCGCTTCGCGCTGTAAACACCATACAGATGCAATAGCGGTTTGAATGCACAATGAATTACTAATCTTCTGCATACAAGAACACTGCTACACGCCAAAGGCGACCGCAAGTCAGACTTGCAGTCGCCTTTTTGTTAATTTTTTGCATCAATAATTGCCACTTTTAATAAAAATACTATTGGAAGTAAGCGAAAAATCTGTTTTCATCATGCAAACGGAAGCTTCAGAGGCAACTGGCCCCCTTGCACAGCGGCACCCCCGCCGCACGTTTACGCTGGTGGCCTCGGCAACCCAAACAGCAAGGAAAACATATGCTGACCCTGCAATTGTGCGTCATTCTGGGGTGCCTTCTTCTCGGCACGCGATTCGGCGGCATGGGCCTGGGCCTTATCAGCGGCATTGGCCTGTTCATTCTGTGCTTTGTCTTCCATGTGCAGCCCGGCAAACCGCCCATCGACGTCATGCTGACCATTCTGGCGGTCATTGGCTGCGCCTCTACCCTGCAGACAGCTGGCGGCCTCGATGTGCTCATGCGCGCTGCAGAGCGCCTGCTGCGCAAACATCCCGAACACATCACCCTACTTGCCCCCATCACCACCTGGGGTCTTACGGTCATGTGTGGCACGGGGCACGTGGCCTACACCATGTTTCCCATTATCTATGACATTGCCATCAACAAGGGTATCCGGCCCGAACGTCCCATGGCCGTGGCCTCTGTCTCTGCCCAGATTGGCATATGCGCATCGCCAGTTTCCGTGGCGGTGGTTTCCATGGTTTCCATGCTGGCTCAAGGGCAGGGGGCTGGCCCGACCATCAGCATCATCACCCTGCTGGCCGTTTCCATTCCCGCCACCTTTGTGGGCGTGTTGTGCGCGGGTCTCTGGTCCATGCACCGAGGCAAGGATCTGGAAAATGACCCGGAATTTCAGGCAAAACTGACAGACCCGGAAACCAAGGCCTACATCTACGGCGGCAGCAGCACCCTGATGGACAAGGTGTTTCCGCCCGAGGCTTATCGGGCAGTGATGTTTTTCTTTCTTGCCATTGCGGCGGTGGTCATTCTTGGCGCATTCTCAGAACTGCGGCCCGACTTTGGGCCTGCTGGCAAGGCGCAGCCTCTCTCTATGAATATTGTCATCCAGATGGTTATGCTTATTGCTGGCGCGCTGATCCTCATGTTCTGCAAGGTCAAGCAGCAAGCCATTCCCAACAGCGCCGTATTCAAGGCGGGCATGGTGGCCATATTCTCCGTCTTTGGCGTTGCCTGGATGACAGACAGCTTTTTTCACGCCCACCTTCAGGTTATCAAGACCGACCTTGCTGCCGTGGTTATTGATTACCCCTGGACCTACGCCATTGTGCTGGTCATCGTGTCAAAGCTGGTCAACAGCCAGGCTGCGGCCCTTGCCGCCGTGGTTCCCCTTGGCCTGAGCCTTGGCCTGCCGCCCAAGGTGCTGCTGGCCTTTATGCCCATGTGCTACGGCTATTTTATTCTGCCCACCTACCCCAGCGATCTGGCCTGCATCAACTTTGACCGCTCAGGCACAACGCGCATCGGCAAGTTCATCATCAATCACAGCTTCATCATCCCCGGAGCCATTGGCATTATCTGCGGCACGCTCATGAGCTACATGCTGGTGAGCATCTTTCTGTAGGTCTACCCCCCCCCGACATGTCCGGGCAGCGCGCACAAGAGCAAACGTAAAAAGCCCCGCACAAGCGGGGCTTTTATTGTTGCATGCAGCACGATTCTTCGTAGGTCAGCCCCACGGAACAAACCCTGTTCCGTCCTTCCTGCTTGGCACGGTAAAGGGACGTATCTGCTGCGAGAATAAGCGAATCGCATATCTTGGCATTATCTGTTGTCTGCGCCGCGCCGGGCGCAAATACCACCGCAGCCACACCCAGACTTATGGTGACCCGCACAGTTGTCCTGTCCGTGGCTGTTTCCACCCCGGCAGCCGCCGCACGCAGGTTTTCGGCAACGACAACAGCCTCCTCCTGCTGCACGCCTGGCAACAGAATAGAAAATTCCTCGCCACCGTAGCGCCCCAGCATGGCGCCTGGCCCCAGCGCCTTGCGTAAAATTGCCGTTACGGCGCGCAGCACGCTGTCGCCCGTCAGGTGACCGTAGGTGTCGTTAACCTGCTTGAAGTGGTCGATATCGAGCAAAATGAGGCTCAGGCTGCCGCCCGCAACCTTGCAACGCTCGATCTCGCGCTGAAAGGCATCCATGAAAAACCAGCGGCTGAAAACTTGGGTAAGCGCATCCAGGGAAGCAATGCGGTGCATTTTTTCCAGCATTTCCTTGCTCTCTGTGATGTCGTAGAGAGAAATGATCAGACCGGAATCCGTACCTGTATCTCCCACCCTTGCGCACGAAACGCTGTAAAAACGCATGCCCCCCGCCACCGGAAGGGTAATCTCCGCCTCTTCGTTCTGCGTAAGGGCGGGCATGTCAAGCGAGCTACCCTCAGGGAACACGGCGGCCACATCTCTGCCAATGGCGTCATCCGACAGGGCGGGCAAGATGGAAACAGCGCTGTCGTTGAAATCCACCACGCGGTGCCGCTGGTCCAGCACAATAACGCTGGCGCTCATGGTTTTGAAAACCTTGTCGCGCGCGATGGGCACAAGGTCGAACATGCGCAGGCGCGACATGGCAAAACCGCTCAGGGGCAGGGCCGCCGAAAGGATAAAGGGCTCAATGTCAATGCCGTAGGGTGCAATGCCCAGTGTCTGCAAAAAATTGCCAACCCAAAGACTCAGCGCTCCAATAAAGATGGTCTTGGCCTGCCGTTTGCGGTAGCCAGTGGTCTTGCCGTAAGAAAAGGCAAACAGGGCCAGACCCGCAAAGGCCACAAGCATCTTGTAAACGAAGTCAACATAATACCACCAGCCCTTCTGTGTTATTGCCACAGGGAAAAGACCGCTGGCATCTACTGCAAATGTCTTATAGTGAAAATAATGATGTTCATTGGTGTACAGCATCACAATGGTCGTTATGGGCACCACAAACAGCAGGGCCATCACGGCTTTATTTTTTATGGAATAGTTATTGTAATACAGGGCAAAAAGAAACCAGAATACCGCAATAAGCGGCGCTCCCAGATATTCTATTTTTAAAGAGAGAAATATGGTTTCAGGTGTACTTGAAGAAAGCTCAAAAATGTACCCGACAGTGTACATGAAAATGGTCATGAACAGAAACAGAAAGGCCGCATAGCCCTTTGATCGCGCGATTCTGGACGAGTAGCAAACGGCATAGAGCATACCCGCACACGATATACTCAGAAAGAGAATGCAGAGATTTCTTATAATCACTGAATATGCCTTGCCATACGCGCGTTACAGGCATTACTGCCGCCAAGGGCCGCCGCTGGCCCAGTGCGTTCAGAATACCCTGCGATAACCTGGAAAACCTTGTTTTCTCCATGAGTTCAAGCCAGACTGCTATTTTTACCTGCATCCCTATCGGCTGACAAGCAATCAGCACCCGATCATAAAAAACTCCGGGCCTGCACAGGGCAGACCCGGAGTTTTTACAACAGCCAGCACAGTTTGCTGGTTATATCTTGCCGGTCACATCCAGGCACTGCCACGGCAGGCCGTAGACGTTCAGGTCTTTCATGAAGGGATCGGGGTCAAACTGTTCCATGTTCCACACGCCGGGCTGACGCCACACACCCTGGGCAACCATCTTGGTGCCAATCATGGCGGGCACGCCCGTGGTGTACGAAATGGCCTGCGAGCCCACCTCTGCGTAGCATTCTTCATGGTCGCAGATGTTGTACACGTAGACCGTCTTTTCCTTACCGTCCTTGATGCCGCGCATGAAGTCGCCAATGCAGGTCTTGCCCTTGGTCAGAGGACCAAGGGAAGCCGGATCGGGCAGCAGCTTGGCAAGGAACTGGATGGGCACAATGTCCTGCCCCTGGAAGTTCACGGGATCAATGCGGGTCATGCCCACGTTGCCCAGCACCTTGAGGTGGTTGAGATAGTTCTCGGAAAATGTCATCCAGAAGCGGGCGCGACGCAGGCCCTTGAGGTTCTGCACCAGCGATTCGAGCTCTTCATGGTACATGAGGAAGCATTTTTTGGAGCCTATGCCGTCGGGGAAGTCAAAATTCATGGACCACGACAGGGGGTCGGTTTCAACCCATTCGCCCCGTTCCCAGTAGCGGCCGCGCGCGGTTACTTCGCGGATGTTGATTTCGGGGTTGAAATTGGTGGCAAAGGGCTGGCCGTGGTCGCCTGCGTTGCAGTCGATGATGTCGAGCACGTGCACTTCGTCCAGCTGGTGCTTGAGCGCCCAGGCCGCGTACACGTTGGTGACGCCGGGGTCAAAGCCAGAGCCCAGCAGGGCGGTCAGCCCAGCCTCGCGGAAGCGGTCCTGATAGGCCCACTGCCACTTGTATTCAAACTTGGCGGTATCCAGCGGTTCGTAGTTGGCCGTGTCCACATAGTGTACGCCGCATTCGAGGCAGGCGTCCATAATGTGCAGATCCTGATACGGCAGGGCCACGTTGCACACCACGTCGGGCTTGACCTGACGGATGAGAGAGCAGAGTTCCGGCACGTTGTCCGCGTCCACCTGAGCGGTGGCAACCTCTACGCCAAGACGCGTCTTGACGCTTTGCGCAATGGCGTCGCAACGGGAAAGGGTGCGGCTTGCAAGCGTAACCTTTGAGAATCCGCCTTCCTTGAGAACCTGCGCACACTTGTGCACAACAACGCTGCCCACGCCGCCCGCGCCAATAATCAGAATATGAGACATGTTCCTTCTCCGTGATGGAAGAGGTCCTATACCACTGCGCGGCTGGGCCGCGCCGCCATTTTCATACAATGCCCGTAGGGGTTGTGCCGCGTGTGGACGCGTACCCGCACCGGCAGCAATAATGCCCGCGTGGAGTGACAGAGCCGTTACACCACGCGCGGAACCGGCCTTATGGCCCGGAAATGTTCCGGCGTCAACAGGCCGATGCATAAAAACTGTCAACTCTGCATCTACCGGGCGTTTTCATTTTAACATGCCTGCCCGAGGGCGAAGCCTGTTCGCCTTGCAACCGTTTCTCGACGCAGACTTTTTCAGAATCCGCGCAGCGCAGATAAACATTCTCTATGTTAATCTGCCCTATCCGTTATTTTTTTCAGCAAGTCACGCACGGGTGTCGTCGCCGTCCAGCGCACGTACATGGGCATAGCGCCCGCTCTTGCGCGCAGCTTCAACCAGCGCCCGCCCTTCTGCCCTGCACTGCGGGCAGGCATGACGCGGAACCAGCACGCACAGCGAACGCGGCACCCGCTCCGAGGCAGTTTCTATCTGCCCCAGCCCGGAGCACTGGCCGCACAGCCGCCAGGCCTCTGTCTGCCCCTCGCGCAGCATGTCGGTATCATAAAAAATATGCTTGCGGCGCACCCACCAGCCGTTGTTTTCTTCGCCTTCTGATGGTTGCGCGGGCGGATGAAAATACACGTCCCGAACCTGCCCGCAAAGCCGGGCAATTTTTTCGGCCACATCCGGGCGCTGGCGCGTTGCCTCAGGCGTCCAGCCCGGCTCACATATCTCGGAGGCATCCATGCCCGCCAGTGCAAGGCAGATGCCCAGATTCACGTAAGGCAGGGCTCCACGTATGGAATACCCCCCCTCAAGCACCGCAATGTGCGGTTGCAGGGCCGCGTTGAGCGCCGCATAACCCTGCGCGGAGAGCTTCATGTTGGCGAGGGGATCGGTAAAATGGTTGTCCTGCCCGGCGGAATTGATGATGAGGTCGGGCTTGAAGTCTTCCAGAATGGGCAGCACCGCATGTTCTATGGCGTACAGGTAGCCCTCGTCCGACGTGCCGGGCGGCAGCGGGATGTTGACGGTACGCCCCAGAGCACCGGGGCCGCCGCATTCCGGCAGAAAACCCGAGCCGGGATACAGAGTGTGCCCGTCCTGATGCAGCGAAATGAACAGGGTGTGCGGATCGTTCCAGAAAATGTCCTGGCTGCCGTCGCCGTGGTGCACGTCCGTATCCACAATGGCGATGCGCAGGGGGCGACCATCGGGGTGCGGATAGTGGTCGCGAATATACTCGACCATCACGGCTTCATTATTGATATTGCAGAAGCCCCGGTTGCCGTGCACTACGCGCATGGCGTGGTG
The sequence above is drawn from the Desulfovibrio sp. genome and encodes:
- a CDS encoding anaerobic C4-dicarboxylate transporter, with the translated sequence MLTLQLCVILGCLLLGTRFGGMGLGLISGIGLFILCFVFHVQPGKPPIDVMLTILAVIGCASTLQTAGGLDVLMRAAERLLRKHPEHITLLAPITTWGLTVMCGTGHVAYTMFPIIYDIAINKGIRPERPMAVASVSAQIGICASPVSVAVVSMVSMLAQGQGAGPTISIITLLAVSIPATFVGVLCAGLWSMHRGKDLENDPEFQAKLTDPETKAYIYGGSSTLMDKVFPPEAYRAVMFFFLAIAAVVILGAFSELRPDFGPAGKAQPLSMNIVIQMVMLIAGALILMFCKVKQQAIPNSAVFKAGMVAIFSVFGVAWMTDSFFHAHLQVIKTDLAAVVIDYPWTYAIVLVIVSKLVNSQAAALAAVVPLGLSLGLPPKVLLAFMPMCYGYFILPTYPSDLACINFDRSGTTRIGKFIINHSFIIPGAIGIICGTLMSYMLVSIFL
- a CDS encoding histidine kinase N-terminal 7TM domain-containing protein, translated to MIIRNLCILFLSISCAGMLYAVCYSSRIARSKGYAAFLFLFMTIFMYTVGYIFELSSSTPETIFLSLKIEYLGAPLIAVFWFLFALYYNNYSIKNKAVMALLFVVPITTIVMLYTNEHHYFHYKTFAVDASGLFPVAITQKGWWYYVDFVYKMLVAFAGLALFAFSYGKTTGYRKRQAKTIFIGALSLWVGNFLQTLGIAPYGIDIEPFILSAALPLSGFAMSRLRMFDLVPIARDKVFKTMSASVIVLDQRHRVVDFNDSAVSILPALSDDAIGRDVAAVFPEGSSLDMPALTQNEEAEITLPVAGGMRFYSVSCARVGDTGTDSGLIISLYDITESKEMLEKMHRIASLDALTQVFSRWFFMDAFQREIERCKVAGGSLSLILLDIDHFKQVNDTYGHLTGDSVLRAVTAILRKALGPGAMLGRYGGEEFSILLPGVQQEEAVVVAENLRAAAAGVETATDRTTVRVTISLGVAAVVFAPGAAQTTDNAKICDSLILAADTSLYRAKQEGRNRVCSVGLTYEESCCMQQ
- a CDS encoding saccharopine dehydrogenase family protein — its product is MSHILIIGAGGVGSVVVHKCAQVLKEGGFSKVTLASRTLSRCDAIAQSVKTRLGVEVATAQVDADNVPELCSLIRQVKPDVVCNVALPYQDLHIMDACLECGVHYVDTANYEPLDTAKFEYKWQWAYQDRFREAGLTALLGSGFDPGVTNVYAAWALKHQLDEVHVLDIIDCNAGDHGQPFATNFNPEINIREVTARGRYWERGEWVETDPLSWSMNFDFPDGIGSKKCFLMYHEELESLVQNLKGLRRARFWMTFSENYLNHLKVLGNVGMTRIDPVNFQGQDIVPIQFLAKLLPDPASLGPLTKGKTCIGDFMRGIKDGKEKTVYVYNICDHEECYAEVGSQAISYTTGVPAMIGTKMVAQGVWRQPGVWNMEQFDPDPFMKDLNVYGLPWQCLDVTGKI
- a CDS encoding histone deacetylase, whose product is MTETALPSLVAARSLGVVFFPAFDWAISAAHPEREERLLYTRDQLLEEGLFDIPGITEYRPAFATHAQLERAHFCLPSAAAVSTDSHLASAGGAIRAAQLVLEGREQRAFALVRPPGHHAMRVVHGNRGFCNINNEAVMVEYIRDHYPHPDGRPLRIAIVDTDVHHGDGSQDIFWNDPHTLFISLHQDGHTLYPGSGFLPECGGPGALGRTVNIPLPPGTSDEGYLYAIEHAVLPILEDFKPDLIINSAGQDNHFTDPLANMKLSAQGYAALNAALQPHIAVLEGGYSIRGALPYVNLGICLALAGMDASEICEPGWTPEATRQRPDVAEKIARLCGQVRDVYFHPPAQPSEGEENNGWWVRRKHIFYDTDMLREGQTEAWRLCGQCSGLGQIETASERVPRSLCVLVPRHACPQCRAEGRALVEAARKSGRYAHVRALDGDDTRA